CACAGGTCTTCATTGTTTGTTGCACAACCAAGTTGGAGTCACCATAGATCATTAGACGAGTAGCGCCACATGCTTTTGGCATCCGCATGCCATGCAACAAGGCCTCATACTCAGCTTCGTTATTGGAGCTGTTGCGGAAGTGCATCTGAAAAACATAGCGCATCTTGTCCCCTTTTGGCGAGATCAGTATTACTCCTGCCCCTGCGCCTTCTGCTCGTTTGGATCCATCGAAGTACATTGTCCAGGCACTCGACAAATCGGGGGGCTTGGAGTCTGCATCTCGGTCCACTCGACGATGAAATCTGACAATACTTGCGACTTGATTACTTTCCGGCGCAAGTATGTGATATTCCTGGGCAAAAGCTCGATTCCCCATTGGGCGACACGACCTGTTGCCTCTGGGTTATTGAGAATGTTGGCGAGTGGAGCCTCACTCAGCACGACGATAGGGTGTTGCTGAAAGTAGTGTTCCAGCTTCCGGGTCGTCATGAATACTCCATATGCCAGTTTCTGATAATGTGGATAACGTTGCTTCGTGAGAGATAACACTTCACTAACATAGTATATTGGCCTCTGGACTGGCTGCGCGTTCCCTTCTTCTGCTCTTTCTACTACCAAGGGCGTGCTGACCACCTGATTTGTGGCGGCGAGGTATAGCAAGAGTGGCTCATGCTCGAGTGGGGCTACAAGGACTGGTGAAGTCGACAGCATGCATTTTAGATCGGCGAATGCGTTCttggtgtcgcaccagtggcacccggggtaccaccgctgcttgacgcgtgggccacctcgcttgcctCCCCGAAGGACCGCACTCTGGGCAGCACTGCacgagctgcccggcaagtcaccatcCCTGAAGGACTAGCGGGGCTGCGGGGATCGccctggagggcagcaagagaattcccgcctgggcgctccCCGGGGGCTCCTGgccgggaggggggttcccgggcgcaggcgcccgTTACAGGAGTGGGACCGAGCGGGCAGGACAGCGGCGTCACGTGGCTGCTCGACGGACTCTCTGTGtgcagggttcgtcaggacgaagagtgaagcacacgcgagcatttaatgcatcgacagaaaggggattactcgtccagtcagcctacaaTGACTAGCCGGGTGTAATTTTTAGGCGCTTAGgcccctagttgcagggctactctTTGTGCATGTaagccagcacaccgagggggAGCTAGACTAGCTCCCtactcgccatttgtcacccatgcatcgtggcacctgtggtatccccttcggtataaaaggaggacccccgccaacggtcaaggggttcggtTGGCTGGTTCGTTCGGATCCACACTAGCTCTAGCCAAGAATAGTAGGTAGCACttagctagagagagagagcattCGGGGACTCCCctcggcaacctgtaaaccctggttcactggctaataacaaactcaAAAGCAGGATGTAGAGTTTTTACACcgcagggtggcccgaacctgggtaaaaacgttcTCGTGTTCATTGTGCTCTTACGCTTTACATTGGCCTTGCCGGCGATCGCtagagcgatccccgtcgcccactgctgaacctaaaagggggtgctcgcgcatccccggtgtctgagccccgtgctacgacagcTGGTTTCGGGTGTCAGTAAAATGGCCAGTAAAATGGCAGAGCTTTGTCTCCCAATCTGCTAATGAAACGGCTGAGGGCTGCCACTCTTCCTGTAAGCTGTTGTACTACATGGATGTTTGTTGGTTCCTTCATTGTCACTATTGCTCTGATCTTGTCTGGATTTGCTTCGATTCCCCTTGTAGAAAGAAAATATCCCAGAAGCTGCCCAGCAGGTATTCCGAAAACGCATTTCGTTGGGTTAAGCTTGATCCGATACTTGTCAAGATTCTGGAATGTCTCTCGAATATCCTCTAATAGAATATCTTCAGTCTTTGTCTTGATAACGATATCATCGATGTAGACTTGAACATTTTTGTCAAGTTACGCCCCAAGACATACTTGCTTGCATAGTTTCTCTAGATAAATAAAGATCGTTTTATTATTGGGCTCCGCACTATACGTGCATAGAACTTCGAAATACTGCAACGTCCATAAATTTTTTACAAACGAAACTAAAACATAAGATAGTTCACACGGCATggtttcaaatagcgggctaTGCTAAATAGCGGTGTGATTTTAAAAAAGCTATGCCAGATAGCATATTTACAAAAAAGACATAAAAATACGGATAATTTAAAGAAAACCATTATAATCAAGAAATTTGATGAACATATGTATGTTTCGAGGGCTACAGGAGGTGGGAACGTGTGTGTTTTAAGGTTGGAGTCCATAGACAGAGTGTCTTATTTGATTTTCGAGATTTTTTGGGCATAGAAAAACTACAAAATTGAGTCGATGGCTCCAATTTTTGGCTAGAGGTAGTGGCAGCACTAGGACGATCATGGCGACTGCCGTGGGTTCACCGTTGTGGCGAGTGGATTTGGTCGCTTTGTCCGTTTGTTCATAGTCCAGTGACGGTGAATTTTTTTGAtccgttttaaccgccactagagGGGATCACGGAAGGGGTTTTATGTAGTAGTGTTCGGACGAGGGGAGGTGGCCCTTTGTCCCCAGATCCGGGCCGTTTGAACCTGGGGGAGCACATCTTGCAGGGATGGTGCCTCCGACCGATGGACCTTAATCGGAGTTCATCCCGTCCATGGAGGGTGTCTACTGCGGTTCCTTCTCCGGCGGCTGTGCCGTTGGATGGCAACGAAGTTCGGCGGCAGGGTTTTccggcggtggcagctgccCCGTATGTATCCTCCTTGTATTTATACGTTTGTATTCGCACTTGTACAGTTTTCCTCTCTGCATAAATACAGATAATGCGTATGCCGTGTGGTGTACGttttcacaaaaaaagaaaaagaaaaaagagggggattcattaaaaaaagaagacttGACGGGCGCGATAAGGTATGGCGGAGTTGCGGGCGTGCGCACGTGTGAGACCGAAGCCGAATCAGTTCGTTCACCAACACAAGTCTAAATCGAGCAGGACCAGGACTCGGACACGAGCCACAGCGAGCCTATGTGAAATAAATAGCAGCAAACCCCGGCTCCCCCTTCGATCCATCAATCCCTCAGTTCGTACGTTCCGGCTGCAAAGGCAACAACCGCTTCAGGTTTGCATCAATCGATAGGGAAACCTGCCCCTGAGCATCTGGACCCAGGTCCCAGGACGACGATGAAGCTCGTCCAAAGCAACTTCGCCCGCGACGCGCCCGGCTACGCCAAGCTACTGCCGAAGGTGGACGACGACCTGTGGGACGCCTACAACCTGATTCTTGCCGGCGACTCCGTTGAGGCGGTGACGTTCCGTAAGATCACCAGGTCCGGCGGCCGCGACGCGGAGCGCGTGAAGCTGACGCTGGAAATCGCCGTCGACTCCGTGGAGTACGACAAGGACGGCTCCGTCCTTCGCGTCCGCGGCAGGAACATCAGCAAGAACGAGCACATCCAAGTCGGCCAGTTCCACAccctggagctggagctgaaGCGGCCCTTCGTGCTCCGCAAGGAGCTCTGGGACTGGCCGGCGCTCGACACCATCAGGCAGTCCTGCGACGACACCGGTGCCAACGCCGACCTGGCGGTGCTTCTGATGCAAGAAGGGCTCGCCCAGCTCTTCCTCGTCGGGCGAAGCGTGGCGGCGAACCGGGCGCGCGTCGAGGCGCCCATCCCCAGGAAGCACGGCTCCGCGGCCGTGTCCGCCTACGACGCCGCGCTGAAGGGCTTCTTCGAGCGCGTCCTGGAAGCCTTCCTGAGCCACGTCGACTTCCAGGTCGTTAGGTGCGTCGTGGTGGCGAGCCCCGGGTTCACCAAGGAGCAGTTCCACGGCTACATGCTCCTGGAGGCCGAGCGGCGGGGCCTGCGCGCCGTTCTGCAGAACAAGGCCCGGATCGTGCTGGCCCGTGCGCCCTCGGGCTATGCGCACAGCCTCCAGGAGGTCCTGGCCTGCCCCGGCGTCAAAGCGCTCGTCAAGGACACGCGGCTGGCGCAGGAGGCGCCCGCGCTGGAGGAGTTCTTTGCCATGGTCATAAAGGACTCCGACAGGGCTTGCTACGGGCCAAAACATGTCGACGTCGCGCACGAACGCCTGGCCATCCAGACCCTGCTGTTCACGGACACCATGTTTAGGAACAGAGAAGTCGCCGCCAGGCGCAAGTGCGTCGACTTGGCTGAAGCCGTGAAGAAGCAAGGCGGCACCGTGCGGGTGTTTTCGTCCATGCATGTCTCCGGCAATCAGCTGGAGCAGCTGACGGGGATAGCGGCCATCCTTCGCTTTCCCCTGCCGGAGTTGGACGACATTGAGATGTGAATACGTCTCCAAGAGCcgctcttttttcttttttctttttctctggaTAGCGGCCATCCTTCGCTTTCCCCTGCCGGAGTTGGACGAGATTGGGATGTGATATACTCCCGTATATTACTCTTATAGCAATGTAATTCTTTAATTAGCTTGTTTCGATCTTAACATTCTAGTGCTTGTGCGGCCGGGACGCAGAGCGCGTGAAGCTGCTGTTGGAGATCACCGTCTACTCCGCGGACTTGGAGGTCGTCAGGTGCGTCGTGGTCGCGAGCCCCAGGTTCACCAAGGAGCAGTTCCATGGCTACATGCTCCTTGAGGCCGAGCGTCGGAGCCTGCGCGCCCTTCTCCAGAACAAGGCCCGGATCATGCTGGCCCGCGCGACCTCGGGCTACACACACAGCCTCCAGGAGGTCCTGGCCTCCCCTGCCGTGATGGCGCTGGTCAAGGACACGAGGCTCGCGCAAGTGGCGCCCCCGCGCTGAAGGAGTCCTTTGCCATGATCACCAAGGACGCCGACAGGGCTCGCTACGGGCCAAAGCACGCCGAGGTcgcccacgaacgcctcgccaTGGATACCTTGTTGCTCACGGACAATAGTCATAACGTATCCTATTCCATATAGTATTTGGACGATGGATACTAAAAAATTCCAATGACCCCGACGATGTGGgcaatttttttacaaactCGTAAAGGTTTTAGACAGGTGATCCTCTGTCCCCGATCCTGTTTAATATTATTGCAGATATGCTGGCCATCCTAATTGCTCGTGCCAAGGAGGATGGCCAAGTTGGAGGACTGGTTTCTCGTCTCATTGAGGGTGGTGTCCCTATTCTTCGATATGC
The Brachypodium distachyon strain Bd21 chromosome 2, Brachypodium_distachyon_v3.0, whole genome shotgun sequence genome window above contains:
- the LOC100821812 gene encoding protein PELOTA 1, which produces MKLVQSNFARDAPGYAKLLPKVDDDLWDAYNLILAGDSVEAVTFRKITRSGGRDAERVKLTLEIAVDSVEYDKDGSVLRVRGRNISKNEHIQVGQFHTLELELKRPFVLRKELWDWPALDTIRQSCDDTGANADLAVLLMQEGLAQLFLVGRSVAANRARVEAPIPRKHGSAAVSAYDAALKGFFERVLEAFLSHVDFQVVRCVVVASPGFTKEQFHGYMLLEAERRGLRAVLQNKARIVLARAPSGYAHSLQEVLACPGVKALVKDTRLAQEAPALEEFFAMVIKDSDRACYGPKHVDVAHERLAIQTLLFTDTMFRNREVAARRKCVDLAEAVKKQGGTVRVFSSMHVSGNQLEQLTGIAAILRFPLPELDDIEM